From the Bacillus sp. 2205SS5-2 genome, the window AGAAATTTGAAGAGCGTTTTTTTCAAAATCTATTTTTTCTTGATTCATTTTTCTATCAGATATAATTTTATTTTCCAAAGGAAGAACTGAAAAACTATCTGCTGTAGTTAACATATTTCGTCCTAATACAACATTTTCATATTTTTCTTCCTCAATTCCCATGACATAAGCAAGTGTGGGATAGATGTCCAGCTGTCCAGTAGTTTGGGTCAGCTCCAATGGTTCTAAGCTCGGATTGTATATCATGAATGGAACTCGACCTGATTGATCGACCCCTTCAATCGTAGGATTTTCCTTCATGATTTGTTGTTTGTAATTATTTTCAAAAGCAGCGTGATCCCCGTAAATTACAATCAACGTATCATCGAGCATCTCTTTCTTTTCAAGAGTATCTAACAAGCTACCGATCGCTTTATCAGCATAGCTAATCGACTGTAAGTAGTTTGAAAGAGAAGTTTTTTCATATTGAGAATCAAACTCAAGACTCTTATGCTCTGATGGCATTTCGAAAGGTGTATGACTTGTTAAAGTAATTAATAACCCATAATAGGGATCTTCTTCATCTTCAAGAAAATCAACGGTTTGATTGAAGAACTCTATATCGCTTAGCCCCATCCCAATCTCTTCTCCATCGGAATAATCTTTGATTGAATGATATTCATCAATACCTAAATATGGATACGATTCCAGTCTATTCCAATACGTTCCCTCATCCCCATGAAAAGCAAACGTAGAGTAGCCCTCTTCCTTTAATAGATCTGGAAGAGTTGTATATTCATTCCTTGGATAGCGGAAAAAAGTACTCCCTTCATTCACAGGTAGAAGAGATGTGTTTAAAATAAATTCGGCATCAGAGCTTCTTCCACCTTTTGTTTGAGGATAGAAATTCGATGCATACACACTATGTTCTAATATAGAATTTAGATTGGGTGTTATTGGTACATTCTTTATTTCCTTATTTATTACCCAATTCTCTAAAGATTCTACTTGGACAAATAACAAATTCTTTCCTTTCCCTATACCTTCATATTTATTATTGAGATACAGTCTATCTTCACGATATTTTTCTTTATTAGCAAACCACTCTAGAATTTCATTCTCTTCTTCGACACTTAACTCAATATATCGATTATTCTTATAAGTTATATACAGATCTAGCGCACTATATTGAATTGGATTAAATGCTAATAAATAATCATAACGATCATATATCTTAAATATTTGAGCATATGGAACACCATCGACATAATGATTTTTTAGTGGTTTAAACGTCAACAACGACATCCCGACAAGAAAGAAAATGATAAAATAGGCTATATGATTTTTCTTGATCGAAAACTCCTTCTTCTTTGCCACTAGCAATAACACGATTATATCCACAATAAAAATAAAATCCCTCACCTTAATGAGTTCGAAAATACTTGGACCTAAACCGGATAGATTCGAAGTTTGGAGTAGTGCAAAAAAAGAAAGCGGTGTACCAAAATAACGAATATACCATAGCTGGGCCAATATCAAAAAGGTCATTAAAATATTTATTGAGATAACAAAAATTTTTCTAGACCAAGTTTTTAAAAGAAAAGCAAAGGAAAATAAAACGAAAATGCTACCTGGTACAGAAACAAATAAGCTTTTGACTTCAAGAATATTTTTCCCAAGAAACAAATAAAACATAAAGATTTTTAATGTAAGTCCAACAGCTGATAGCACCATCATTTTATCTTGTGTAATAGAATAAAAAATCTTTTTAACATTTCCCATTTTCTCATACCTCATTTACGTGATTGTAATAGAATGCTAACACACTTTTTACAATCCATAAAGGTAAAGGAAAATTCAAACAAAAAGACCTGAATTTGAAGATGCTCAAATTCAGATCTTTTTGATTTATCTACTAGTCGGCGTCCAGGTAGCTTGTCTCTTCCCTGAGATAGCCCTTAATGTTCCTCGCAATGCTGCATAATTAACTAAACAGAAGTAATAAGGGATGTATGTGATTTTATTACTAGACACCCTTCCTACTAGCGCTAGAAAATAAAATAGTATTTGCAAACCAAACAGCACTTGATACAATGGCTGATCTAATAGAAATAAATTCAGAACAAAAATGGCAATCATATAATATGGTACTAACCATCTTAGCAGCTTATGAGACATATATTTATAGAAGAATTCGAAATTCCCAAAGGGATTTAACATCTTTTTATAGCTCAAAATTCCTGTGAAACTACGTGTGACGATTCTTATTTTGCGACCAAATTCTTCAGAAGATTTTGGAGAGGTTTCTTCAACAGTTATCGCATTTGGTTCATAAACAAAACGCTTTTTCTGATGAATAATAATTAACGGGTTTTGCATATCATCACCTACGTTAGGATTCATTTCTTTAAATAAATCTTTTCGTAAGGCATAAATAGATCCATTCGCTACAATTGTAGTTCCAGTAGAAGTTTCAAGTGTTTTTAATAGTTTTTCATACTTCCAGTAAGCGCCTTCTGATTCACCAATAGATGAGTTAGTTGGATTAATTAGTCTTAATTCACCACAAACCCCTCCCACTTCATCATTCTTGAAGTGTTTAACGAGATGATGAAGTGCGTCTTCATTATATAGAGAGTTGGCATCAGAAAAAACTAATACATCTCCACTAGCTAGTGGAACTGATTTGTTTAAGGCAGCCGTTTTTCCCTGTCTCCCTTTCACAACGTTTAATTTAACATTTGGATATTTCTCAACAAACGAATTCACAATATCATTTGTCTGATCTGAAGAATCATCAGATACTACTATTATTTCTAGCTTATCTTTTGGATAATCTAAATCGATACTATTTTGAACCTTTCCTGCAATTACCTTCTCTTCATTGTAGGCTGCAATAAACAGCGTTACTTTTGGTTGGAAATCTGACTTATCCACCACAGATTTTTTAATAAAAAGTGAGATTACTTTCAGCAAAATCGGATATCCAATATAGATATACACTGAAAGAGTAATCAACAGCCAAAAAAATATTTCTATTACCATTCCATAACTTCCTTCCATGTCACAATCCAAACTCCCCTATGACTATCGCTATTCTTATACGTTAATACTTCAAGCAAGGCCTTCTCGCCAAACATTGTCACTTATCCTACTATTTCGTAATTTCAAGAGTTGTAAACTTCTAACGACTGTTCTCTTTTTCCAAATAAATTCTTTAAAAAAGGCTGTTTTCGCAAAGTTTTTGGCTTTTCGAATCAGCTTATCATCTATGAAATAGCCACAGTGTATACGAAAAGAGCCTTAAAAAAGTCTCACATTAAAACGACTCTTTCTCGATATTATTCTTATTCAATCAAATATACCAAGAATTCTCATGTATCAAAATTGCTGAAAATTAAGACTTACATAGCAATCGAAATCTCTACGTTAATAATACTCACTCAGAAATAATATCTTTCAGCCAACTTTTCAATGGGCCATTAAGGTCATTCCTCATTAAAGCAAACTCCACAGTAGCTTGTACAAAGCCATATTTATTGCCGATATCGTATCTCTTCCCCTCAAATGAATAACCATAAACCTCTTGAATTCGGTTCAATTCTTGTAGCGCATCTGTCAGTTGGATTTCATTCCCTTGTCCAGGCTCAATATCCTCCAATATTCCCAAAACTTCTGGAGTAAGGACATACCTGCCCATAATCGCCATATTGGAAGGAGCATCTTCATACCTTGGCTTTTCAACTAGGCCCTTTATTTTATAAAGCGGTCCTTTAGATTCGGAGCCTTCGACGTCGATAACCCCATACTTGGAGATCTCCTTACCCAATACTTCCTGTACACCGATAATACTTGCTTGTTTGTCTTCAAACTCATCGATTAGCTGTTTTAAGCATGGCTTTTCAGAAACAACAATATCATCTCCAAGTAAGACGGCGAATGGATCATTACCAATAAATTTCCGGGCGCACCATATCGCATGTCCTAATCCTCTTGGTTCCTTTTGACGAATATAATGAATATCGGCTAAATTCGTTATTTGCTTAATTTGCTCCAATTCCTCATATTTCTCTTTCATTGTGAGCAGTTCTTCAAGTTCAAGCGATTTATCAAAATGATCTTCAATTGCTCTTTTCCCACGACCAGTAACAATCAAAATATCTTCAATTCCAGATGAAACAGCTTCTTCAATAATATATTGAATAGTAGGTTTATCAACAATTGGTAGCATTTCTTTTGGTTGGGCCTTCGTTGCTGGTAAAAATCTCGTTCCCAAGCCCGCTGCAGGGATTATCGCCTTTTTTACTTTCAATGAATTCACCTCTTAGTTTTAAAATGGCTTTTATTTCACATTGAAACTCTATTATATAGCGAATAGGGACTTGACTCAAATTAACCTATCTCATCTAGTTGACCACATATGTTTGATGGACAGAAAATTGTGTACATCAAGCTGTCTACCCACAATTCTATTCCTACAGAAAACAAACTTCTTCACGAGGATTCATCATCATTTTACTTACAAAAATCCACTTGTATTATATCATATTTTGCTCTTTCTTAAATCTGTCTAGGTAGATATGAAATGCTATCCCATGAAATTATATTCCCAAATCGATAACACAAACAGATAAAAAACTATTATTTCACAACTTGGAGAATCAATCTTATCGGAATCGTGAGATACTCAGTGTAACACAAGATGATAATGAAATTATTTTGGTTTAATTAACCTATCTCATTTTTCATAAAATCATCTATTGAGGGATAAAATAATTTTCCTTATCAAGAACCATAAACCGTTTCAGATGATGATTGAAGGTATATTCACTATTATTTTATGCATGTTATGATTTATTTACAAAAAAATACATATACTGATGAAGTTAGTTTTCAATTACCTGATTCACTAAATTGGAAATTCATTTCTCAAGAGCCATCACAGCCCTAAATCAGAATTATTTAATAGACAGAATGAAAATTTGAAAATCTACTGTCAAAATCTGTATGAAACGCGATCTAACTTCTCCCATAAAATGCATTATTATGAATAGTTTGGGCAGGATACAATAATCTTTTTTAAGGCTCATTTCGTATACTGTTGCTATTTGCACAAAGAAAAAACAGGCAGTAAGGTTTTTTCGACTGATTTCTTACTTTTTATTTAGAAATGGAGAATTTTTCAATAGGAAAAGAGCACGAAGTCATACAAATCAGGGGATATATTCCTATTCGAAAAGCCACAATTTTCGCGAAAACAGCCTTTTTAAAAGTATAAGAAAAAAGCTCAGCTGGTGTGCTGAGCTTTTTCGTTATTCAATATCGCCTTTTAACGTTTTGTTATTAAGTAATCCAAATAGGACAAATAGAATTGTGATGGTTTGTAAATTAAACAATGCTTCTGACGTTAAACCCGCAAAGGCAAACCCTGCAATCGATAGGTTTATAGCTAAGGCGATAGATTTTTTGTCTTTGGAAAGATCCTTTTTCAGCATAAATAGTGTTTTGAAGAATGAACCTATATAGAAAATACCGTAAATTAGAAAACCTAACAAACCGTATCGAGCCAGTATATATAAATACTGATTATCAGCAAATGTGATAAAGTTATTCTCCATAAGTCCATTACCTACAATTGGCGATTCGAGAAACTTCTCTAAATTCATTTCCCAGAATTCAAACCTTTTTTGAAAGCTACTTACAGATTCAAGTTTCTTAAATAATTTTCTTATTGCTAAGCCACTTTCATTTTCATTTTCATTATTATTTTCGTCTTCTTCTAACTCTCCAGTTGTAGAATCTCTCGGAACGTCCACAACCTCATGATCCATCGCTATCTGCTTCGAGGCATAATCTAAATAAGGTATTTGAGGGATCAATAGGGAGCCGACTAATAAAAACACGACTAAAACGAGTAGGCTACTTATGAAACGTTTTATGGAAAACTTCATAATGAAAAACGAGTTAATAATTATCCAATACCCTGTTATTCCAGTAATAGTTAATACTGCAGTTCTGGAGGTGGTCAAGTACACGCTTATAAAAATCGTTAGTAATAGAAAAATCGACTTCCAAGAAAATTTCCCTTTAAAGGATATATACCCCAGAACTAGTGCTGCACTAAGGACTAAAAAAGTACCATATAAATTGGGATTAAAGAAAGTACTTGGGACTCGGTGAATTTTTAATATCATATCATAATGTCTCTCATTTAAAATAAATAATAAACCGATATGATTATTAAAATTAAAGATATTAAACAGTTGTAGAACAGCAATTAACTCAACAATAATAATCATAATAAAAGTTGGTTTTAATAACTTCTTTAACCCTGAGATAGTTACATATTTTGCTACATAATAAAACACCAAATACATCAGAAAACGATACATTTCAAAATAATCCACAAATGATGAGGATTGTGGTGATTTTAATATTCCCCATGTGTTTGAAACGACCAAAGACATCATTGTAAAAAGAATGAATATTGTAACATAGTCTCTTTTATTATCTTTGATTATATCTCCAAGTGTATTGGGATATTGATTCTGATTGAATAAATATAATACCAATACCAATCCTGCAATTAATTCAACTAAGATTATTATTAAACTTACAACTCCTCCACCAAGTAACATTCCTGGTGAAGGCTTAAATACCATTAACCCCACCACAAAGAGAAATAGTATGAGTTGGGTTCTATTACTTAATTGTATCTTCATGTTGGGCTCCTCCGCTTTCTATCACGATTTCTTTATATAAATCAGACATTAGTTTTGTATTTTCATTCCAGTCATAATTTAAGATAACATGTTCTCTTCCACTTATCCCAAATTCTGTTCTTTTGGATTCATTTGTATACAATAATTCAAGTTTTTCAGCTATTTTTTGTGCATCTTCAGGTGGTACTAAGAAGCCTGTTACACCGTCTTTGACCACTTCAGGTAACCCTCCTACATTTGATGCAATCACAGGAACCCCACACGCCTGGGCTTCAACAGCCGCTACTCCAAAACTCTCAATTAAAGATGGAATAACAAACACATCGAGAGACGAAATAAATTTAGGGATCTGTGCATGATCAACTCTCCCTAAAAAATTCACTTTATCAGTAATTCCTAATTTATTTGTTAGCTGTTTATACTCTTCTAAATAAGGTCCATCTCCAGCTATCTCTAATTCAACTTCTTTTTCTTCCAACCCCAAACCGTCTAAGAACAGCTTAAATCCATTTATCAAGTATTCCACTCCATATTTGGGCTCCATACCTTTTGCAATCCCAATTTTAAATTTAGGATTCACTACTTCATGGCTTTTTTCCTTTGGCTTAAAGTTCATAATATCGACACCGAATGGAGTAATGACCATCGGTTTTGAGTTTTTTAAATATTTTTTTGTCTCTCTTTCTAAAGCAGGGCTCGTTGAACATATCACGTCAGATTTTTTTAGAGCAAACTCAAGTATCCCTTTTGAAATAAAGTTTTTCTTAGGAAAATCATAGATATCTGATCCCCAGACAGACAAAATGTATGGATGAAAGTTTGCGAGTGCTCCGATAAGACCATAGCTTGATGCATAGTGTGAATGTAGCAAGTCGGGTTTTTCGTCTTTGATGATCTTGTTTAACTTCCCAACAGTAAAGAAGTAGGCTATTTTATGAGGAACTACTAAATCTAAGTAAACCCTCTTTATATGTGTCCAAGAATTTTCTTGTGAATCCTTATGGTTTGCAAGACTAATATTGACAACTTCAATTCCAATGGAATCATAATAATCAAGCCACTTTTTTGTATGAACATTGTTAGCAGGTGCCAAAAACAGTATTTTCATAGCTTATATATCAACCTTTCTTTTTCTTGTCTTAACCCATCGAATATTCTTCCATACCTAATAAAACTATATCGAGTTATGATATACTATACAAATAAACTAGACAATACTAATCATAATATAAATATGAATCAAACAGAAAGATTTTATCAAATAAATAAGTGATTAGTTACTCTTTTTTTTTGAACATTTATTTATGTAGAAAGATTATTGTTCACTTATGTTGAATTTTTTTCGTTTAATTCTGCCCCGTCTAATAGGTTCAATTCACATGAAAATGTCGACCTACATAATATTTTTATTATGAAAAAAATACACATACCAATTTAGACAACTTTTAGAAAGGATCTACTATGTTTAAGCATACTTTTATTTACTTTTTATCAAAGGGCGTTCCTGGAATAATTAATTTTATTGGAATCGCCCTATATACGCGCTTACTTTCGACAGAAGAATACGGTGAATACGCACTCGTAATAGCCGCTGTTACCATTGTCAATTCAGCTTTATTCCATTGGTTAAGGTTAGGACTTCTCCGTTATAACCCCAAATATGAAGACAATAAAAAGTCGATGTTTATCAGTTCAATGACCGCCACCTTCATTTCGATTGGCCTATTAACAATTATTCTAGGTTCTGGAATTTTTATTGTTTATACGCCATTACATTCTCTAGCGCTATTGTGGTTTCTTGGTATTGGATTATTGGTAATGCAAAGTACTTTTGACTTATTCACAGAGTATTTGCGCTCTGAATTACTTTCCACTCTTTTTGGTTTAGTGACTTCCCTAAAAGTAACTTTATCTTTAGGGCTAGCATTACTATTCATTCAAGTGTTTAATTTGGGTGGAGAAGGAATAATATTAGGTCTATTTTTCGGGAATTTTTTATCTGTAGTCTTCTTTCTCCCTAAACATCTACATTTATTCAATTTTAAGATTATCAATAAAAATATGATAAAAGAAGTGGTCATTTATTCCATTCCCTTTATCGCCGCTCTTTCAATGGAAGCCATTATTTTAAATACGGATCGCTATTTAATTGGTTGGTTTTTATCGAAAGGGGCTGTTGGAATTTATGCTGTTTCTTACGATCTTGCTAAGCAAATTCTATTTTTATTAATGATGATTATTAACCTTGCCGCTTACCCGCTTGTCATTAAAGCGCTTGAAACTGATGGAATAAAAGCCTGTCAAAAACAATTAAATCAAAATACGGCCATGCTCTTACTCGTTGCTCTTCCAGCAACTATCGGCATGATTCTACTGAGTGAACCCTTTACTCAGATTATATTAGGGAAAGAGTTTCTAGGAAAATCAGCAACCATATTTTCTTTAATCTCATTTGCTATATTACTACAAGGAATAAAGATGTTTTATTTTGACCTTGCATTTCAACTAGGGAAAAACACTAAGCTACAAATTTATCCAGTGATAGCTGCTGCATTATTAAATATTTTATTAAATCTTATCTTCATTCCGAAGTACGGGATCGTCGGTTCTGCGTATGCAACAATTTTAGCCTATATGTCCTCTTTATTCCTAAGTGCCTTTATAGGGAAAAAGATCTTCCCTCTTTCGTTCCCTTTCCGTGAAGTTGGAAAGATTCTGATTGCCACAGTAGGGATGGGATTGATTATTTGGTCTACGTTAAAATTTGAAGGCACTATTGCTTTCGTGTTTCAAACCACCATTGGATTGATTAGCTACTCTAGCTTTGTTCTGATATTAAACATTTTAAATATACGTACCCTA encodes:
- a CDS encoding LTA synthase family protein: MGNVKKIFYSITQDKMMVLSAVGLTLKIFMFYLFLGKNILEVKSLFVSVPGSIFVLFSFAFLLKTWSRKIFVISINILMTFLILAQLWYIRYFGTPLSFFALLQTSNLSGLGPSIFELIKVRDFIFIVDIIVLLLVAKKKEFSIKKNHIAYFIIFFLVGMSLLTFKPLKNHYVDGVPYAQIFKIYDRYDYLLAFNPIQYSALDLYITYKNNRYIELSVEEENEILEWFANKEKYREDRLYLNNKYEGIGKGKNLLFVQVESLENWVINKEIKNVPITPNLNSILEHSVYASNFYPQTKGGRSSDAEFILNTSLLPVNEGSTFFRYPRNEYTTLPDLLKEEGYSTFAFHGDEGTYWNRLESYPYLGIDEYHSIKDYSDGEEIGMGLSDIEFFNQTVDFLEDEEDPYYGLLITLTSHTPFEMPSEHKSLEFDSQYEKTSLSNYLQSISYADKAIGSLLDTLEKKEMLDDTLIVIYGDHAAFENNYKQQIMKENPTIEGVDQSGRVPFMIYNPSLEPLELTQTTGQLDIYPTLAYVMGIEEEKYENVVLGRNMLTTADSFSVLPLENKIISDRKMNQEKIDFEKNALQISDLIIRSNYFKRGN
- a CDS encoding glycosyltransferase, whose amino-acid sequence is MKILFLAPANNVHTKKWLDYYDSIGIEVVNISLANHKDSQENSWTHIKRVYLDLVVPHKIAYFFTVGKLNKIIKDEKPDLLHSHYASSYGLIGALANFHPYILSVWGSDIYDFPKKNFISKGILEFALKKSDVICSTSPALERETKKYLKNSKPMVITPFGVDIMNFKPKEKSHEVVNPKFKIGIAKGMEPKYGVEYLINGFKLFLDGLGLEEKEVELEIAGDGPYLEEYKQLTNKLGITDKVNFLGRVDHAQIPKFISSLDVFVIPSLIESFGVAAVEAQACGVPVIASNVGGLPEVVKDGVTGFLVPPEDAQKIAEKLELLYTNESKRTEFGISGREHVILNYDWNENTKLMSDLYKEIVIESGGAQHEDTIK
- a CDS encoding oligosaccharide flippase family protein gives rise to the protein MFKHTFIYFLSKGVPGIINFIGIALYTRLLSTEEYGEYALVIAAVTIVNSALFHWLRLGLLRYNPKYEDNKKSMFISSMTATFISIGLLTIILGSGIFIVYTPLHSLALLWFLGIGLLVMQSTFDLFTEYLRSELLSTLFGLVTSLKVTLSLGLALLFIQVFNLGGEGIILGLFFGNFLSVVFFLPKHLHLFNFKIINKNMIKEVVIYSIPFIAALSMEAIILNTDRYLIGWFLSKGAVGIYAVSYDLAKQILFLLMMIINLAAYPLVIKALETDGIKACQKQLNQNTAMLLLVALPATIGMILLSEPFTQIILGKEFLGKSATIFSLISFAILLQGIKMFYFDLAFQLGKNTKLQIYPVIAAALLNILLNLIFIPKYGIVGSAYATILAYMSSLFLSAFIGKKIFPLSFPFREVGKILIATVGMGLIIWSTLKFEGTIAFVFQTTIGLISYSSFVLILNILNIRTLLGKKLKKSPE
- a CDS encoding O-antigen ligase family protein; the protein is MKIQLSNRTQLILFLFVVGLMVFKPSPGMLLGGGVVSLIIILVELIAGLVLVLYLFNQNQYPNTLGDIIKDNKRDYVTIFILFTMMSLVVSNTWGILKSPQSSSFVDYFEMYRFLMYLVFYYVAKYVTISGLKKLLKPTFIMIIIVELIAVLQLFNIFNFNNHIGLLFILNERHYDMILKIHRVPSTFFNPNLYGTFLVLSAALVLGYISFKGKFSWKSIFLLLTIFISVYLTTSRTAVLTITGITGYWIIINSFFIMKFSIKRFISSLLVLVVFLLVGSLLIPQIPYLDYASKQIAMDHEVVDVPRDSTTGELEEDENNNENENESGLAIRKLFKKLESVSSFQKRFEFWEMNLEKFLESPIVGNGLMENNFITFADNQYLYILARYGLLGFLIYGIFYIGSFFKTLFMLKKDLSKDKKSIALAINLSIAGFAFAGLTSEALFNLQTITILFVLFGLLNNKTLKGDIE
- the galU gene encoding UTP--glucose-1-phosphate uridylyltransferase GalU → MKVKKAIIPAAGLGTRFLPATKAQPKEMLPIVDKPTIQYIIEEAVSSGIEDILIVTGRGKRAIEDHFDKSLELEELLTMKEKYEELEQIKQITNLADIHYIRQKEPRGLGHAIWCARKFIGNDPFAVLLGDDIVVSEKPCLKQLIDEFEDKQASIIGVQEVLGKEISKYGVIDVEGSESKGPLYKIKGLVEKPRYEDAPSNMAIMGRYVLTPEVLGILEDIEPGQGNEIQLTDALQELNRIQEVYGYSFEGKRYDIGNKYGFVQATVEFALMRNDLNGPLKSWLKDIISE
- a CDS encoding glycosyltransferase family 2 protein encodes the protein MVIEIFFWLLITLSVYIYIGYPILLKVISLFIKKSVVDKSDFQPKVTLFIAAYNEEKVIAGKVQNSIDLDYPKDKLEIIVVSDDSSDQTNDIVNSFVEKYPNVKLNVVKGRQGKTAALNKSVPLASGDVLVFSDANSLYNEDALHHLVKHFKNDEVGGVCGELRLINPTNSSIGESEGAYWKYEKLLKTLETSTGTTIVANGSIYALRKDLFKEMNPNVGDDMQNPLIIIHQKKRFVYEPNAITVEETSPKSSEEFGRKIRIVTRSFTGILSYKKMLNPFGNFEFFYKYMSHKLLRWLVPYYMIAIFVLNLFLLDQPLYQVLFGLQILFYFLALVGRVSSNKITYIPYYFCLVNYAALRGTLRAISGKRQATWTPTSR